In one window of Caballeronia sp. TF1N1 DNA:
- the thiS gene encoding sulfur carrier protein ThiS: protein MNIHINQREFSLTDAATVTDALAAFGAKPPFAVALNGQFVARGEHGTKTLRAGDKLDVVSPVAGG from the coding sequence ATGAACATCCACATCAATCAGCGCGAATTCAGTCTGACCGATGCCGCCACCGTCACCGACGCGCTCGCCGCATTCGGCGCCAAACCGCCGTTCGCGGTCGCGCTCAACGGGCAGTTCGTCGCGCGCGGCGAGCACGGCACGAAGACGCTTCGAGCCGGCGACAAGCTCGACGTCGTGTCGCCCGTCGCGGGCGGCTGA
- a CDS encoding DUF1828 domain-containing protein, producing MLRDAPDTVKRLLCESWCSELDVAQDGDALRLSMPLLEPDGDYVTVWLRQTMGGWLIEDAGTTLMRISYDSDATLLTRGPRRVLLDKMLAEYGARLGEDGQIVSESDETSLGMSLLRYGQALVRVNDLKTWSKSRVASTFSDDLKRHLIEIVGVDNVLENYLAPQVPDAADYPIDFSLRGGRAPLFVFGVATRERARLATIVLQHIDQHIESFDSIVVFQDASALPSGDLRRLMNAANDMVDSLDAKGALEKKIRHRLRTA from the coding sequence ATGCTGCGCGACGCACCCGATACGGTTAAACGACTGCTCTGCGAGTCATGGTGTTCCGAGCTGGACGTGGCACAAGACGGTGATGCGCTTCGCTTGTCCATGCCGCTGCTGGAACCGGATGGCGACTACGTGACGGTCTGGCTTCGTCAAACGATGGGCGGCTGGCTCATCGAAGATGCGGGCACGACGTTGATGCGCATTTCCTACGACTCCGACGCTACTCTTCTCACGCGCGGTCCACGCCGTGTGCTGCTGGACAAGATGCTGGCGGAATACGGCGCGCGCCTTGGAGAAGATGGGCAGATCGTGTCCGAGTCAGACGAAACTTCACTCGGCATGTCTTTGCTTCGCTATGGTCAAGCCTTGGTGCGCGTCAACGACCTAAAGACATGGAGCAAGTCACGTGTCGCATCGACTTTTTCCGACGACCTGAAGCGTCATCTGATAGAGATTGTCGGAGTAGACAACGTGCTCGAGAACTATCTGGCGCCGCAAGTTCCCGACGCCGCTGACTACCCAATCGACTTCTCGCTCAGAGGCGGCCGCGCACCTCTTTTCGTATTCGGTGTCGCCACGCGGGAACGAGCGCGGCTGGCAACTATCGTCCTTCAGCATATCGATCAGCACATCGAGTCGTTCGATTCGATCGTGGTTTTTCAGGATGCCAGCGCGTTACCGAGCGGTGATTTACGTCGTTTAATGAACGCCGCCAACGACATGGTGGACTCGCTCGACGCGAAAGGCGCACTCGAAAAGAAAATCCGCCATCGCCTGAGAACGGCATAG
- a CDS encoding ABC transporter ATP-binding protein/permease, with protein MANSQPENTQQQADTVSAWSLIKPYWVSEERGFAWGLLVAIIAINMTVVWINVRLNSWSAAFYNALQNKNVHDFPHLLLVFTGLAFAYILLAVYGRYLRQMLGFRWRQWLTNKYLEQWFGDRAFYRIERDRLADNPDQRISDDLQSFATTTLSLSLDLLSTLVTLVTFITILWTLAGALTITAFGTPLVIPGYMVWAAALYAIIGSVIIQKVGHPLVSINYQQQKVEADFRFGLIRVRENAEQIAFYDGIATETANAKTIFQRIRDNWWMIMKYTKRMTFVLSFYGQIAIIFPIMVAAPRYFAGAFSFGVLMQISSAFGTVSDSFSWFINSYSTLVEWRATVNRLREFKRVMRSTHIREETSPATAHGGINLHYTSTKALTTKGLALALPNGTPLSRVGDVTIEPGSRWLIVGPSGAGKSTLMRALAGLWPFGDGSIDAPVDAKMLFIPQVSYLPIGTLRAALSYPSPGGTFTDEESREALRLCNLAEYGDRLEESAHWARSLSPGEQQRLAAARVLLHKPDFLFLDEATSALDADNELHIYNTLVERLPKAAILSVAHRESVALFHDYRIEIERTMAEV; from the coding sequence ATGGCCAATTCTCAACCGGAAAACACGCAGCAACAAGCCGACACGGTCTCTGCGTGGAGCCTCATCAAGCCCTACTGGGTCTCGGAGGAGCGCGGCTTCGCATGGGGTCTGCTCGTTGCCATCATCGCGATCAACATGACGGTCGTATGGATCAACGTGCGGCTCAACAGCTGGAGCGCGGCGTTCTACAACGCGCTGCAGAACAAGAACGTCCACGACTTTCCGCACCTTCTGCTGGTCTTCACCGGCCTCGCCTTCGCGTACATTCTGCTTGCGGTTTATGGGAGGTATCTGCGGCAGATGCTCGGCTTCCGCTGGCGCCAGTGGCTGACCAACAAGTATCTCGAACAGTGGTTCGGCGACCGCGCTTTTTACCGCATAGAACGCGACCGTCTCGCCGATAACCCCGACCAGCGGATCAGCGACGACCTGCAATCCTTCGCGACCACCACGCTGTCTCTGTCGCTCGATCTGCTTTCCACGCTCGTCACGCTCGTCACGTTCATCACCATTTTGTGGACGCTCGCGGGCGCGCTGACCATCACGGCATTCGGCACGCCGCTCGTCATTCCCGGCTACATGGTCTGGGCGGCGGCGCTTTACGCGATCATCGGCTCGGTCATCATTCAGAAGGTCGGGCATCCGCTGGTGTCGATCAACTACCAGCAACAGAAGGTCGAGGCCGATTTCCGCTTCGGGCTGATTCGCGTGCGCGAGAATGCCGAGCAGATCGCGTTTTACGATGGCATCGCCACCGAGACGGCCAACGCGAAGACCATTTTCCAGCGCATTCGCGACAACTGGTGGATGATCATGAAGTACACGAAGCGCATGACCTTCGTGCTCAGTTTCTACGGACAGATCGCCATCATCTTCCCGATCATGGTTGCCGCGCCGCGCTATTTCGCGGGCGCGTTCTCGTTCGGCGTCTTGATGCAGATTTCATCGGCGTTCGGCACGGTCAGCGATTCGTTCTCCTGGTTCATCAACAGTTACTCGACCTTGGTCGAATGGCGCGCCACGGTGAATCGTCTGCGCGAATTCAAGCGTGTGATGCGCTCGACGCATATCCGCGAGGAAACGTCGCCGGCAACGGCGCATGGCGGTATCAACCTGCATTACACGAGCACGAAAGCGCTGACGACCAAGGGGCTTGCGCTCGCGTTGCCGAATGGCACGCCACTTTCGCGCGTGGGCGATGTGACGATAGAACCGGGATCGCGCTGGCTGATAGTCGGGCCGTCGGGCGCGGGCAAGAGCACGCTGATGCGGGCTCTGGCGGGCCTTTGGCCGTTCGGCGACGGTAGTATCGACGCACCCGTCGACGCGAAGATGCTGTTTATCCCGCAAGTGAGCTATCTCCCGATCGGCACGCTGCGCGCGGCGTTGAGCTATCCGTCGCCGGGTGGCACCTTCACCGACGAGGAATCGCGCGAGGCGCTGCGTCTGTGCAATCTGGCCGAGTATGGCGACCGCCTGGAAGAAAGTGCGCACTGGGCGCGCAGCTTGTCGCCGGGCGAGCAACAGCGTCTTGCCGCCGCGCGCGTGCTGCTGCACAAGCCCGACTTCCTGTTCCTCGACGAAGCCACCAGCGCCCTCGATGCGGATAACGAACTGCATATCTACAACACGCTCGTCGAACGTTTGCCGAAGGCGGCGATTTTGAGCGTTGCGCACCGGGAGTCGGTGGCGCTGTTCCATGATTATCGGATCGAGATAGAGAGGACGATGGCGGAGGTTTGA
- a CDS encoding glutamate synthase subunit beta → MGKATGFLEFERRHEAYEAPLTRVKHYKEFVAALTDEDAKVQGARCMDCGIPFCNNGCPVNNIIPDFNDLVFRQDWKSAIEVLHSTNNFPEFTGRICPAPCESACTLGINDDPVGIKSIEHAIIDKAWTEGWVAPQPPKHKTGKKVAVVGSGPAGLAVAQQLGRAGHDVVVFEKNDRIGGLLRYGIPDFKLEKWLIDRRMRQMEAEGVSFRTNVFIGKDALPGHIGNTAKETITPDELKEQFDAVVVAGGSETPRDLPVPGRELEGIYYAMEFLPQQNKVNAGDKLAEQLVAKGKHVVVIGGGDTGSDCVGTSNRHGAKGVVQFELLAQPPEEENKPLVWPYWPIKLRTSSSHEEGCERDWSVATKRFEGKNGKVEKLIAVRVEWKNGKMQEVPNSEFELKADLVLLAMGFTQPASPVLDAFGVDKDARGNVRASTEGDKAYYTSADKVFTAGDMRRGQSLVVWAIREGRQCARSVDAYLMGSSELPR, encoded by the coding sequence ATGGGCAAGGCAACCGGTTTTCTCGAGTTCGAACGCCGCCACGAGGCGTACGAAGCACCGCTGACCCGCGTCAAGCATTACAAGGAATTCGTCGCCGCGCTGACCGATGAAGACGCCAAGGTTCAGGGCGCGCGCTGCATGGACTGCGGCATTCCGTTTTGCAACAACGGTTGTCCGGTGAACAACATCATTCCGGACTTCAACGATCTCGTGTTCCGTCAGGACTGGAAGAGCGCGATCGAAGTGCTGCATTCGACCAACAACTTCCCCGAGTTCACGGGACGCATTTGTCCGGCGCCGTGCGAGTCGGCTTGCACGCTCGGCATCAATGACGATCCGGTGGGCATCAAGTCGATCGAGCACGCGATCATCGACAAGGCGTGGACCGAAGGCTGGGTCGCGCCGCAGCCGCCCAAACACAAGACCGGCAAGAAGGTTGCGGTGGTCGGCTCCGGTCCCGCCGGGCTCGCGGTCGCGCAGCAACTGGGACGCGCCGGTCACGACGTGGTCGTGTTCGAAAAGAACGATCGCATTGGTGGTTTGCTGCGTTATGGCATTCCCGACTTCAAGCTGGAGAAGTGGCTGATCGACCGCCGCATGCGCCAAATGGAAGCGGAAGGCGTGTCGTTCCGCACCAACGTGTTCATCGGCAAGGACGCGCTGCCGGGGCACATCGGCAATACGGCCAAGGAAACCATCACGCCGGACGAACTGAAAGAACAGTTCGATGCGGTCGTGGTGGCGGGCGGTTCGGAAACGCCGCGCGATCTGCCGGTGCCGGGGCGCGAGCTGGAAGGCATCTATTACGCGATGGAATTCCTGCCGCAGCAGAACAAGGTCAACGCAGGCGACAAGCTCGCGGAGCAACTGGTCGCGAAGGGCAAGCATGTCGTCGTGATCGGCGGTGGCGACACGGGTTCGGATTGCGTCGGCACCTCGAACCGGCATGGCGCGAAGGGCGTGGTGCAGTTCGAACTGCTCGCGCAGCCGCCCGAGGAAGAGAACAAGCCGCTCGTGTGGCCCTACTGGCCGATCAAGCTGCGTACGTCGTCGTCGCATGAAGAGGGTTGCGAGCGTGACTGGTCGGTTGCGACGAAGCGTTTCGAAGGCAAGAATGGCAAGGTCGAGAAGCTGATCGCGGTGCGCGTCGAGTGGAAGAACGGCAAGATGCAGGAAGTGCCGAACAGCGAGTTCGAGCTGAAGGCCGACCTCGTGCTGCTCGCCATGGGCTTCACGCAGCCAGCTTCGCCGGTGCTGGATGCGTTTGGCGTCGACAAGGACGCGCGCGGTAACGTGCGCGCCTCGACCGAAGGTGACAAAGCGTATTACACGTCGGCGGACAAGGTGTTCACCGCAGGCGATATGCGGCGCGGTCAGTCGCTCGTGGTGTGGGCGATTCGCGAAGGGCGTCAGTGCGCGCGGTCGGTGGATGCGTATTTGATGGGCAGTAGCGAATTGCCGCGATAA
- a CDS encoding FAD-dependent oxidoreductase: MNTIDQPAARRPDFAVIGGGLVGRLVAWQLAGAGHGVALYERGDEAGTQSAAWVAAAMLAPLAEATSAEPLVVELGAASLERWPGLIAELPEPVYFQRNGTLVVWHGADRAEAPLFERRLRANAPASLLDGGFIKLAGAEVAQAEPALGTRFAQGWLLPHEGQLDNRQALRALAAGLTARGVRTHWNSPVDAMPDARWIIDCRGLGGKTAWPALRGIRGEVARVHAPGIGLSRPVRLLHPRYPLYIAPKEDDLYVIGATEVEGEDMSPVSVRSALELMSAAFAVHPGFGEARILELNSQCRPTLPDHRPAIVWDGARTVRVNGLYRHGFMIAPEVADAACALAQAIAGGTVADAASFADYRGGARWSELLHSEPAIAAAL; encoded by the coding sequence GTGAACACGATCGATCAGCCCGCCGCGCGCCGGCCAGACTTCGCCGTCATCGGCGGAGGACTCGTCGGGCGGCTCGTGGCGTGGCAACTCGCGGGCGCGGGCCACGGCGTCGCGCTATACGAGCGCGGCGACGAGGCGGGCACGCAGTCGGCTGCGTGGGTGGCCGCCGCGATGCTCGCGCCGCTCGCCGAGGCGACGAGTGCGGAGCCGCTCGTCGTCGAACTCGGCGCGGCGTCGCTGGAACGCTGGCCGGGTCTCATCGCCGAGTTGCCCGAGCCGGTTTACTTTCAGCGCAACGGCACGCTCGTCGTCTGGCACGGCGCGGATCGCGCGGAAGCGCCGCTGTTCGAACGCAGGCTGCGCGCCAACGCGCCTGCAAGCTTGCTCGATGGCGGCTTCATCAAGCTCGCGGGCGCGGAAGTCGCGCAAGCGGAACCCGCGCTCGGCACGCGTTTCGCGCAAGGCTGGCTGCTGCCGCACGAAGGTCAACTCGACAATCGTCAGGCGCTTCGAGCGCTCGCGGCCGGACTTACGGCGCGCGGCGTGCGCACGCACTGGAATTCTCCGGTCGATGCCATGCCCGACGCGCGCTGGATCATCGATTGCCGTGGGCTGGGCGGCAAAACTGCGTGGCCCGCGTTGCGTGGTATTCGCGGGGAAGTGGCGCGCGTGCATGCGCCGGGCATCGGGTTGTCGCGGCCGGTGCGGCTGCTGCATCCGCGTTATCCGCTGTATATCGCGCCGAAAGAGGACGATCTTTACGTGATCGGCGCGACCGAAGTCGAAGGCGAGGACATGTCGCCCGTGAGCGTGCGCTCGGCGCTGGAACTGATGAGTGCGGCGTTCGCGGTGCATCCGGGTTTCGGCGAGGCGCGCATCCTCGAACTCAATTCTCAGTGCCGGCCGACGCTGCCGGATCATCGGCCGGCCATCGTCTGGGACGGGGCGCGGACCGTGCGCGTGAACGGCCTGTATCGGCACGGCTTCATGATCGCGCCGGAAGTCGCCGATGCCGCCTGCGCACTCGCCCAAGCCATCGCCGGCGGAACCGTCGCGGACGCCGCATCGTTCGCGGATTATCGCGGCGGCGCGCGCTGGTCCGAACTTCTGCATAGCGAACCGGCCATCGCGGCCGCGCTCTAG
- a CDS encoding thiazole synthase, with product MTSHTAAHSLTLYGQTFPSRVLLGTSRYPSLQSLSDSIDAARPGMVTVALRRQSETGEAGFFEVLKRHGVALLPNTAGCHSVDEVLTTAYMAREVFDTPWIKLELIGDDYTLQPDPIGLVEAAGKLVRDGFKVLPYCTEDLVIGRRLLDAGCEALMPWGAPIGTGKGVTNPYGLRTLRERLPDVPLIVDAGLGVPSHACQVMEWGFDGVLLNTAVSQATFPSQMARAFALGVEAGRTAFLAGPMAERDSAQASTPVVGMPFWHQDGGAA from the coding sequence ATGACCTCACACACCGCCGCCCATAGCCTCACGCTCTACGGCCAGACGTTCCCGAGCCGTGTGCTGCTCGGCACATCGCGTTATCCGTCGCTGCAATCGCTTTCGGATTCCATCGATGCCGCGCGGCCCGGCATGGTGACCGTCGCGCTGCGCCGTCAGTCCGAGACTGGCGAGGCCGGTTTTTTCGAAGTCCTCAAGCGTCACGGCGTCGCGCTGCTGCCAAACACGGCGGGCTGCCATAGCGTCGATGAAGTGCTGACCACCGCCTACATGGCGCGCGAGGTTTTCGACACGCCGTGGATCAAGCTGGAACTGATCGGCGACGACTACACGTTGCAGCCCGACCCGATCGGCCTCGTCGAAGCGGCGGGCAAGCTCGTGCGCGACGGCTTCAAGGTGCTGCCTTATTGCACCGAGGATCTCGTGATCGGCCGCCGTCTGCTCGATGCCGGCTGCGAGGCGTTGATGCCCTGGGGCGCGCCCATCGGCACCGGCAAGGGCGTGACCAATCCCTACGGTCTGCGCACGTTGCGCGAGCGGCTGCCAGACGTGCCGCTGATCGTCGATGCAGGCCTCGGCGTGCCCTCGCATGCGTGCCAGGTGATGGAGTGGGGTTTCGACGGTGTGCTCTTGAACACCGCCGTGTCGCAGGCGACCTTTCCGTCGCAGATGGCGCGCGCGTTCGCGCTGGGTGTCGAAGCCGGGCGCACGGCGTTTCTCGCCGGTCCGATGGCCGAGCGCGACAGCGCGCAGGCCAGCACGCCGGTCGTTGGCATGCCGTTCTGGCATCAGGACGGAGGTGCTGCATGA